A region of Dioscorea cayenensis subsp. rotundata cultivar TDr96_F1 chromosome 5, TDr96_F1_v2_PseudoChromosome.rev07_lg8_w22 25.fasta, whole genome shotgun sequence DNA encodes the following proteins:
- the LOC120260532 gene encoding protein FAR1-RELATED SEQUENCE 5-like, producing the protein MDSMTTLGPTLGFEIPHESDVDPLMPIHSQESHLETESLLVSAPPESLVEEQEKGMGVAMDSDTQIASVSTGDHQEPVLGMEFDSPEESRAFYSAYAARIGFGVRNSKSFTSRVDDTVIMRRFVCSRQGRPSKKDPFDLSKKRRNRVSSREGCKAMLQVNRRENGKWAVSRCVLEHCHPLGIAPKASPSLQKKLAKKPWELIMNSANVESQQNGLGAGGGVAQSLLEYFKKMQADNPAFFYSVQVDRNNCVANLFWADARARMAYSYFGDAVVFDMTCKRNKRVVPLAAFTGVNHHRQLIVFGCAFMTDESEASFTWLFETWLALMSGRRPVSFVTANNEAMAAASFKVFPTVRHRFCKRDIFHKCKEKLATVYSANPSFKGEFKKCVNESESIEEFESGWKLLVGKHNLDLNGWLRALYAIREKWVPVYFRNIFFAEISAPPKIETMHKFFLRHSITTTTLRDLVTQFDKAMAGQYEGEVQADIAGSHTRPVLKTPSPLEKQASDIYTRAIFDLFQEELVESSGFLMDKIEDGVISKFRVARIQDSSRIYLVTYNSSDKKIFCSCCMFEYSGILCQHIFRVSLAVGLVTLPEEYILRRWTKNAKSNILSYEHCAMVQSNCRKALSWRCNDLCRDAIRFAEEGATSAAIYKVAKGALQKAFSEVFAAKKGPFFNGAR; encoded by the exons ATGGATAGCATGACAACCCTAGGACCAACTTTAGGTtttgaaattccacatgagaGTGATGTGGATCCCTTGATGCCTATTCATTCGCAAGAATCGCATTTGGAAACGGAGTCACTGTTGGTGTCTGCCCCTCCTGAATCTTTAGTAGAAGAGCAAGAGAAGGGAATGGGAGTGGCAATGGATTCAGATACTCAGATTGCCTCTGTTAGCACTGGTGATCATCAGGAGCCAGTTCTTGGCATGGAATTTGATTCCCCTGAGGAGTCCCGAGCATTCTATTCGGCTTATGCTGCGAGAATTGGCTTTGGGGTGCGCAACAGCAAGTCCTTCACTTCCCGGGTGGATGACACTGTTATTATGCGGCGATTTGTGTGCTCACGCCAGGGTCGACCTTCTAAAAAGGACCCCTTTGATCTCAGCAAGAAGCGTCGTAACCGGGTATCATCTCGTGAGGGGTGCAAGGCTATGCTTCAGGTCAACCGCCGTGAGAATGGCAAATGGGCTGTGTCAAGATGTGTTCTTGAGCATTGCCACCCACTTGGAATAGCACCTAAAGCATCACCATCCTTACAGAAGAAGCTTGCTAAGAAGCCTTGGGAACTCATTATGAACAGTGCTAATGTTGAATCACAGCAGAATGGATTAGGTGCTGGTGGAGGTGTTGCGCAGAGCTTGTTGGAATATTTCAAGAAGATGCAGGCTGACAATCCTGCCTTTTTTTATTCTGTTCAAGTCGATAGGAACAACTGTGTGGCTAATCTTTTCTGGGCTGATGCCAGGGCAAGGATGGCTTACAGCTACTTTGGCGATGCTGTTGTTTTTGATATGACTTGCAAGAGGAATAAGCGTGTTGTGCCATTGGCTGCCTTCACTGGTGTAAACCATCATAGACAGCTTATTGTTTTTGGGTGTGCCTTTATGACGGATGAGAGTGAAGCTTCATTCACTTGGTTATTTGAAACATGGCTTGCATTGATGAGTGGGCGCCGTCCAGTGTCATTTGTAACTGCAAACAATGAGGCCATGGCAGCTGCATCTTTCAAGGTGTTCCCTACTGTACGCCATCGATTTTGCAAGCGTGACATCTTTCACAAATGCAAGGAGAAGCTAGCAACTGTTTATTCTGCAAATCCTTCATTTAAAGGTGAGTTCAAGAAATGTGTTAATGAGTCTGAAAGTATTGAGGAGTTCGAATCAGGTTGGAAGTTGTTGGTAGGAAAACATAACCTGGACTTGAACGGGTGGTTGCGAGCATTATATGCTATTCGTGAAAAATGGGTTCCAGTTTACTTTAGAAACATATTCTTTGCTGAAATTTCTGCACCTCCAAAGATTGAAACCATGCACAAATTCTTCCTAAGGCATTCTATCACAACGACCACATTGCGAGATCTTGTTACTCAGTTTGATAAGGCCATGGCAGGACAGTATGAAGGGGAAGTTCAAGCAGATATTGCTGGCAGTCACACTAGACCTGTTTTGAAAACTCCGTCACCATTGGAGAAGCAGGCATCTGACATCTACACTAGAgcaatatttgatttatttcaggAGGAACTTGTTGAATCTTCTGGTTTTCTAATGGATAAAATTGAGGATGGTGTAATCAGCAAGTTCCGTGTTGCAAGAATTCAGGATTCTAGCAGAATATACTTGGTCACCTATAATTCTTCTGATAAGAAAATCTTTTGTAGCTGCTGCATGTTTGAGTATTCCGGTATTCTATGTCAGCATATCTTTAGAGTTTCATTAGCAGTTGGTCTTGTGACCCTTCCCGAAGAATATATTTTGAGACGGTGGACCAAGAATGCAAAAAGTAACATTTTGTCCTACGAACATTGCGCTATGGTTCAAAGTAATTGCAGAAAAGCTTTGTCATGGCGTTGCAACGATCTTTGTCGTGATGCTATTAGGTTTGCTGAGGAGGGAGCTACATCTGCAGCAATATATAAAGTTGCAAAAGGAGCACTCCAAAAAGCCTTTTCAGAAGTTTTTGCTGCAAAAAAAGGTCCATTCTTCAATGGAGCAAG ATAG
- the LOC120260533 gene encoding U3 snoRNP-associated protein-like YAOH, translated as MKHYRSKAAKRKPRVLLDNDDDPFFESDPKRRRRGEDEEIEGVSSDDDREVSEEEKEEAPEETADEVRYRIAKEYLQKVRALTQRDEDEGNEEEGREDKDGRRDSLVAEKLLKDQLQDSGRIRRLIASRVQKPEDPEQFRYIVKHRQSVTAVALTVDEARGFSASKDGTIMQWDVESGKSEKYTWPSEEVLISHHAKPHQNPSLKRSKQVLALAVSTDGRYLVTGGFDRHVHLWDTRAREHIQAFPGHLAPVSCLVFQPGTSQLFSGSFDRTMKLWDVEDRSHINNLFGHQSEVLTVDCLGKLDDERLLTVGRDRTLRMWKVHDESQLVFRGPAASLECCCFIDGNEFISGSDDGSIELWSSRHKKPIHIIKNAHALPYQSNRDEKEVILDGCIKVNGILEEKKCSLAESWVSSIAVCKGSDLAVSGAANGLIRLWAIENDNKGLRPLFDCPLDGFINSLAFAKSGRFFVAGVGQEPRLGRWGRVPTARNGVVIHPIRLAEEQGLPKSFRSSPRTLQ; from the exons ATGAAGCACTACCGCTCTAAGGCCGCCAAGAGGAAACCCCGTGTGTTACTTGACAACGATGATGATCCCTTCTTCGAATCGGACCCCAAGCGGCGGCGCAGAGGTGAGGACGAGGAGATTGAGGGTGTATCAAGCGATGACGATCGGGAAGTAAGtgaggaggagaaggaagagGCCCCGGAGGAGACGGCTGATGAGGTGCGGTATAGGATCGCGAAGGAGTATTTGCAGAAGGTGCGGGCTCTGACGCAGAGGGATGAGGATGAGGGGAATGAAGAGGAGGGAAGAGAGGATAAGGATGGACGCAGAGATTCTTTGGTTGCTGAGAAGCTGCTCAAAGATCAGCTTCAGGACAGCGGCCGTATTCGGAGATTAATTGCTTCAAG AGTGCAAAAGCCAGAAGATCCAGAACAGTTCCGGTATATAGTGAAGCATCGGCAATCTGTTACTGCTGTGGCTTTGACCGTGGATGAGGCAAGGGGGTTTTCCGCTTCTAAAGACGGAACCATCATGCAATGGGATGTGGAAAGTGGGAAAAGTGAGAAGTATACATGGCCAAGCGAAGAAGTACTTATCTCACATCATGCAAAACCTCATCAAAATCCATCTTTGAAACGAAGTAAGCAGGTGTTGGCATTGGCTGTCAGCACTGACGGGCGATACTTAGTGACTGGTGGATTTGACCGTCATGTCCATTTGTGGGACACTCGTGCGCGGGAGCATATTCAG GCATTTCCTGGTCATTTAGCACCTGTCTCTTGTTTGGTGTTTCAACCTGGTACATCACAGCTTTTCTCTGGTTCATTTGACCGGACGATGAAACTTTGGGATGTGGAAGACAGGAGTCACATCAACAATTTATTTGGTCATCAAAGTGAAGTGCTTACAGTTGACTGTCTTGGAAAGCTGGATGATGAACGCCTTTTGACTGTGGGTCGAGATCGAACATTACGAATGTGGAAG GTTCATGATGAATCACAATTAGTCTTTCGAGGACCCGCAGCATCTTTAGAATGCTGTTGTTTTATTGATGGGAATGAATTTATCTCTGGCTCAGATGACGGAAGTATTGAACTTTGGAGTAGCAGACATAAGAAGCCCATTCACATAATAAAAAATGCTCATGCTCTTCCTTACCAGTCCAATAGAGATGAGAAGGAAGTGATCCTTGATGGTTGCATTAAAG TAAATGGCAttcttgaagaaaaaaaatgttctcTGGCAGAGTCGTGGGTTAGTTCCATTGCTGTGTGCAAAGGAAGTGATCTTGCGGTGTCTGGAGCTGCAAATGGATTAATTCGTTTATGGGCtattgaaaatgataataaagGCCTTCGACCTTTATTTGATTGCCCCCTG GATGGATTCATAAATTCACTTGCATTTGCAAAATCAGGGCGCTTCTTTGTCGCAGGAGTTGGACAG GAACCTCGACTTGGTAGATGGGGTCGTGTTCCGACAGCTAGAAATGGGGTTGTTATACATCCGATTAGACTAGCAGAAGAACAAGGCTTGCCGAAATCTTTTCGTTCCTCTCCTCGCACCTTGCAGTAA